One part of the Thermococcus litoralis DSM 5473 genome encodes these proteins:
- the purD gene encoding phosphoribosylamine--glycine ligase — MRVLLVGAGGRESAIAEALSKDAELYVVAKHKNPGIMRLAKDYGLAKETDVQKVLDFALKWGVDLAFIGPEAPLEKGIVNVLEENGTPTVGPTKEAAQLETNKAFARQLMEKYKIPGRKLFRVFDDIEEMKAWIDEFGKPVVVKPLGLTGGKGVKVVGYQLKDNEEAKGYAKALIEKDGKVLIEERTDGVEFTFQVFTDGKKVIPMPLAQDYPHAYEGDVGPITGGMGSYSCENHLLPFIPKDDYEKALETLKATIDAMRKNGTPYKGILYGQFMLANDEPKIIEFNARFGDPEAMNVLPILKTSLVEIGEGIIDGNLKKAEFEQKATVVKYVAPKGYPTNPIKGVKLQINEDKIREEGAKVYYASIDENFTMLGSRALAIVGVADSLEEAEKIASHGIKHVNGDIFYRRDVGTKESIAKRIEIMKTIRGE; from the coding sequence ATGCGTGTTCTACTCGTTGGTGCCGGTGGAAGGGAAAGTGCAATCGCCGAAGCTCTTTCAAAGGATGCAGAGCTTTATGTTGTTGCAAAACATAAGAATCCGGGGATTATGAGATTAGCAAAGGATTATGGGCTTGCAAAAGAGACCGATGTTCAAAAAGTCCTCGATTTTGCCCTGAAATGGGGCGTGGATTTAGCGTTCATCGGTCCGGAAGCCCCTTTGGAGAAGGGAATCGTGAACGTCCTTGAGGAAAACGGCACCCCAACCGTAGGCCCTACAAAAGAAGCTGCTCAACTCGAAACGAATAAGGCCTTTGCGAGGCAACTGATGGAGAAATACAAAATCCCCGGAAGAAAACTCTTCAGGGTTTTTGATGACATTGAAGAGATGAAAGCATGGATTGATGAGTTTGGAAAGCCAGTTGTTGTTAAACCCCTTGGACTCACCGGCGGCAAAGGAGTCAAAGTTGTCGGATACCAATTGAAGGACAACGAAGAGGCAAAAGGGTATGCAAAGGCTCTCATAGAAAAAGACGGAAAGGTTCTCATAGAGGAGCGCACAGATGGTGTTGAATTCACATTCCAGGTTTTTACTGATGGAAAGAAAGTTATTCCAATGCCTCTGGCCCAGGATTACCCCCATGCTTATGAAGGCGATGTAGGCCCAATAACTGGCGGCATGGGTTCTTATTCCTGCGAAAACCATCTTCTACCCTTTATCCCAAAGGATGACTACGAGAAAGCCCTTGAAACGCTTAAAGCCACAATCGATGCTATGAGAAAAAATGGAACACCATACAAAGGCATTCTCTACGGCCAGTTCATGCTTGCAAACGATGAGCCGAAGATAATAGAGTTCAATGCCCGCTTTGGTGATCCAGAGGCCATGAATGTTCTACCAATTTTGAAAACTTCCCTTGTGGAGATCGGGGAGGGAATCATCGATGGTAACTTAAAGAAAGCTGAATTCGAGCAAAAAGCAACAGTTGTGAAGTATGTTGCCCCCAAAGGATACCCCACTAATCCAATAAAAGGAGTTAAACTTCAAATCAACGAAGATAAAATCAGAGAAGAAGGGGCTAAAGTTTACTATGCATCAATTGATGAGAACTTCACAATGCTCGGCTCAAGGGCTCTGGCCATTGTGGGAGTAGCTGATTCTTTAGAGGAAGCTGAAAAGATAGCTTCTCATGGGATAAAGCACGTTAATGGAGATATCTTCTACCGCAGAGATGTAGGAACTAAGGAAAGTATTGCAAAAAGAATCGAGATTATGAAAACAATTAGAGGTGAATGA
- a CDS encoding formate--phosphoribosylaminoimidazolecarboxamide ligase family protein — MIEREQILEVLKNYDKEGIIIGAIGSHSALDIADGAKAEGFKTVIVSQRGRHRTYAEYFKQKTTKDGLTKGFIDEVIVLEKFGKIIDIQEELRKRNVIFVPNRSFVVYTGIDRVENEFLVPLFGSRNLLRSEERSEEKSYYWLLEKAGLPYPEPVKPEEIDDVGLVIVKLPHAKKRLERGFFTAASYKEFREKAEKLMKLGVITEEDLTKARIERYIIGPVFNFDFFYSPIDEEIELLGIDWRFETSLDGHVRLPAPQQMTLPEHQFEPEYTVCGHASSTLRESLLEKVFDMAERYVEGAKKYYPPGVIGPFTLQTAVDKDLNFYIYDVAPRTGGGTNIHMAMGHPYGNALWRKEMSTGRRIALEIKRAIELDELENVVT, encoded by the coding sequence ATGATAGAAAGAGAGCAGATTCTGGAGGTTTTAAAAAACTATGATAAAGAGGGAATAATTATCGGGGCAATCGGAAGTCACTCCGCATTGGATATAGCAGATGGCGCCAAAGCAGAAGGGTTTAAAACGGTTATAGTCTCTCAAAGGGGAAGGCACAGGACATATGCTGAGTATTTTAAGCAAAAAACAACAAAAGATGGCCTCACAAAAGGCTTTATTGATGAGGTAATTGTGTTGGAAAAGTTCGGTAAAATTATCGATATCCAAGAGGAACTGAGAAAGAGGAATGTTATCTTTGTCCCCAACCGTTCATTTGTGGTTTATACAGGAATTGATAGGGTGGAGAATGAGTTCCTGGTACCTCTCTTTGGAAGCAGAAACTTATTAAGGAGCGAAGAGAGAAGTGAAGAGAAGAGCTACTACTGGCTCTTAGAGAAAGCTGGCTTACCCTATCCTGAGCCCGTCAAACCAGAGGAGATTGACGATGTTGGTCTCGTGATAGTAAAACTCCCTCATGCAAAGAAGAGACTTGAAAGGGGATTTTTCACTGCCGCAAGCTACAAAGAATTTAGAGAAAAAGCCGAGAAGCTCATGAAGCTTGGCGTAATTACCGAGGAAGATCTAACCAAAGCAAGGATTGAGCGTTACATCATTGGCCCAGTCTTCAACTTTGACTTCTTCTACTCCCCAATTGATGAGGAAATTGAGCTCCTTGGAATAGACTGGCGCTTTGAGACAAGTTTGGACGGACATGTTAGATTACCTGCCCCTCAGCAGATGACCTTACCCGAGCATCAATTTGAACCAGAATACACCGTTTGTGGCCATGCATCCTCAACACTAAGGGAGAGCCTCCTTGAGAAGGTCTTCGACATGGCCGAGCGCTATGTGGAAGGCGCAAAGAAATACTATCCACCCGGTGTTATTGGGCCTTTCACACTTCAAACGGCTGTTGATAAAGACCTCAACTTCTACATCTACGATGTCGCCCCAAGAACCGGTGGTGGAACAAACATCCACATGGCGATGGGCCATCCATATGGAAACGCTCTCTGGAGAAAGGAGATGAGCACCGGAAGGAGAATTGCTCTTGAGATAAAGCGTGCCATTGAGCTGGATGAGCTTGAGAATGTGGTTACATGA
- a CDS encoding radical SAM protein, whose protein sequence is METLNLFSSLQFSYHVPSFKLADIILDNRDKDTFILYHPWSQTISEINYEDALIFKLYELEYPINKISEITNRPEVEILKLLRELEEELSALNPTEIHTFDTPLILMLLSDLRCNLRCRYCYTASGSYFTKTLSDKQVMDLETAKKALDIGIELGINQVHFFGGGEALLNFEIIKGLVKYAEAQNYPVVFAMITNGTKINKDFIEFVEQYKDIFNITVSIDGPKLIHDLNRNYPNGKGSFEDTLRGIEMLKERKLTFELQVTYPIEAEQFGYGPKEIANYLSTLSPFLIVKICDYHEQFNTGERPFHGMLGYLMMEYISDVFEKLKSTTPQYYDHNLAITLSYIARRATKLYPCPFSHFVTVLPDGKLLTCHMIVDYLLGTVNSSKTELLNKLKKAVEFNKKFSTLLDYHDFWHAGLQDICPSELFGGLTNVLTKTEKLRLSKFSKSMLEAYWDSVLFNVYKSYKENTLQKVYSNLEYFFETLYKQPRVQ, encoded by the coding sequence ATGGAAACACTTAACTTATTTTCTTCTCTTCAATTTTCTTATCATGTTCCCTCATTTAAGTTGGCAGATATCATTCTCGATAATAGAGATAAAGACACATTTATCTTGTATCATCCTTGGTCTCAAACGATTTCAGAAATAAATTATGAAGATGCTTTAATATTCAAACTTTATGAACTTGAATATCCAATTAATAAAATATCAGAAATTACCAATAGACCAGAAGTTGAGATATTGAAGTTACTTAGAGAACTTGAGGAGGAACTAAGTGCTCTAAATCCCACAGAGATACATACTTTTGATACTCCACTAATTCTAATGCTCCTGTCGGATTTGAGATGTAACCTACGATGTAGGTATTGTTATACTGCTTCGGGATCATATTTTACAAAGACACTGTCGGATAAGCAAGTTATGGACTTAGAAACTGCTAAAAAGGCTCTTGATATTGGTATAGAACTTGGAATAAATCAAGTTCATTTCTTTGGGGGAGGAGAGGCTTTATTAAACTTTGAAATAATTAAGGGACTAGTCAAATATGCTGAAGCACAAAACTATCCGGTAGTTTTTGCAATGATAACAAATGGTACAAAAATTAATAAAGACTTTATAGAGTTTGTGGAGCAGTATAAGGATATTTTCAATATTACTGTAAGTATAGATGGTCCTAAACTAATTCATGATCTAAATAGAAATTACCCTAATGGAAAAGGCTCGTTTGAGGATACTCTGAGAGGCATAGAGATGCTAAAGGAGAGAAAATTAACATTCGAACTTCAAGTTACGTACCCAATAGAAGCTGAACAATTTGGATATGGTCCAAAAGAAATTGCTAATTATTTGAGTACCTTATCGCCATTCCTCATTGTAAAAATATGTGATTACCATGAACAGTTTAACACAGGGGAACGACCATTTCATGGCATGTTGGGATACTTAATGATGGAGTATATTAGTGATGTTTTTGAAAAATTAAAGAGCACAACTCCCCAATATTACGACCACAATCTGGCAATTACATTGAGTTATATAGCAAGAAGAGCAACCAAACTATATCCATGTCCATTTTCACATTTTGTGACAGTACTTCCTGATGGGAAGTTACTTACATGTCACATGATAGTTGATTACTTGTTAGGTACAGTTAATTCCAGTAAAACTGAGCTATTAAATAAACTTAAAAAGGCAGTTGAGTTTAATAAAAAATTTTCGACTTTACTAGATTATCATGACTTTTGGCATGCAGGGCTTCAAGATATATGTCCCTCAGAGCTATTTGGTGGATTAACAAATGTGCTCACGAAAACCGAGAAGCTGAGACTAAGTAAGTTTTCAAAAAGCATGCTAGAAGCATATTGGGATTCAGTATTGTTTAATGTTTACAAAAGTTACAAAGAAAACACCTTACAAAAGGTTTATAGTAACTTGGAATACTTCTTTGAGACATTATACAAACAACCAAGAGTTCAATGA
- a CDS encoding ABC transporter ATP-binding protein, with protein sequence MSVNIRDVLEESIKVSKNLKGDIVITIILFLILSIFGYAQAMLMKNFIDSLVSLQEFSTISKIGLALLVLTFLSYLGSFYGEFMLQRLGIKALKIFSQDLVFSIHRAKLGKISSGDVIARFVSDLPELSLGLAGLIPGLSVQLINIAVATFTLYSLSPTMLLVAVLIIPINYAIYKKASGKSIEYSKRERESLSKVVAVTKTSIDNLFFIKRLDKYEYFEERFSMSLSEWLKNMTRFLRVRIFFQKSYYYTSSIARLIMLLVGGWLATKGLASVGAIVAFTNYLPQFYEPLTNLANSFTYLNALIPYVERYKEIVNIEKEDLDKGHELKSVKSIECKNVSVGILSNVTLELKKNETIGIVGPIGSGKTTLALTLIRLREPETGHILINGKDYRVYSLRSLRKRIYYLPSKDWIFDGTLKENLMLDDMYREDEVIHVLKIVGIDFAELDDYITGKALSEGQKQKIALARALLRKPEVLILDEATNSLDVQNEAQVLEKIREFLKDSTLIIISHRLTALKNADKIFVLNKGKILDSGKHEELYERCSLYRTLVENSRVS encoded by the coding sequence ATGTCAGTAAATATAAGAGATGTCCTTGAGGAATCTATAAAAGTCTCAAAAAATCTAAAAGGAGACATAGTCATAACAATAATTCTTTTCCTTATTCTTTCTATTTTCGGATACGCCCAAGCAATGCTCATGAAGAATTTTATAGATTCTCTTGTATCATTACAGGAATTTTCAACAATCTCAAAAATTGGATTAGCTCTGCTGGTTCTCACATTTTTAAGCTACTTAGGAAGTTTTTATGGGGAGTTCATGCTCCAGAGATTGGGAATCAAAGCTTTAAAAATATTTTCTCAAGATTTGGTTTTCTCTATTCATAGGGCAAAACTAGGAAAAATAAGCAGTGGAGATGTAATAGCGAGATTCGTTTCGGACTTACCAGAGCTCAGTCTGGGATTAGCAGGTTTAATCCCTGGATTAAGTGTTCAGTTGATTAATATTGCAGTAGCAACGTTTACCCTATATTCATTATCTCCAACAATGCTTCTTGTAGCTGTCTTAATAATCCCAATAAACTATGCTATCTATAAGAAAGCATCAGGAAAATCCATTGAGTATTCAAAACGAGAAAGAGAATCATTGTCAAAAGTAGTTGCTGTTACCAAAACAAGCATTGATAATCTTTTCTTTATTAAACGTTTGGATAAGTACGAATATTTTGAAGAGAGATTCTCCATGAGTCTTTCAGAGTGGTTAAAGAATATGACAAGATTCCTGCGGGTAAGGATATTCTTCCAGAAATCGTACTATTACACAAGCAGTATAGCTCGACTGATAATGTTGCTTGTTGGTGGTTGGCTGGCAACAAAAGGACTCGCCTCAGTGGGAGCAATCGTAGCTTTCACGAACTATTTACCGCAATTCTATGAACCTCTTACTAATCTGGCTAATTCATTCACATATCTCAATGCACTTATCCCTTACGTAGAGCGCTATAAGGAGATAGTAAACATTGAAAAAGAAGACCTTGATAAGGGGCATGAGTTAAAATCGGTCAAAAGCATTGAATGTAAAAATGTAAGTGTTGGCATTTTAAGTAATGTGACTCTAGAACTCAAAAAGAACGAAACAATTGGAATCGTTGGACCCATAGGTTCTGGAAAAACAACCCTGGCATTAACTTTAATCAGGTTACGTGAGCCAGAGACTGGCCACATTTTAATAAATGGGAAAGATTACCGGGTTTATAGTCTTAGGTCTTTAAGAAAGAGGATATATTACCTACCATCTAAAGACTGGATTTTTGATGGAACTTTAAAGGAGAATTTGATGCTTGACGACATGTATCGGGAGGACGAAGTTATTCATGTTCTCAAGATTGTAGGAATAGATTTTGCCGAACTTGATGATTATATAACTGGTAAAGCTCTTTCTGAAGGACAAAAACAAAAAATAGCATTAGCTAGGGCACTTTTAAGAAAACCGGAGGTTTTGATACTTGATGAGGCCACAAACAGTCTTGATGTTCAAAATGAAGCTCAAGTCCTCGAAAAGATTCGAGAGTTTTTAAAGGACTCGACTTTAATTATAATATCGCATCGTTTAACCGCTCTAAAAAATGCCGATAAAATATTTGTTTTAAATAAGGGGAAGATCCTTGACTCTGGCAAACATGAGGAACTCTACGAAAGATGCTCCCTGTATAGAACGCTCGTTGAGAACTCAAGAGTATCTTAG
- the purS gene encoding phosphoribosylformylglycinamidine synthase subunit PurS, translated as MKWKAKVVIRLKEGLNDPEGRVIGKALKNLGYKVEELKVPKYFELIFESEAPEKDVEEMCKRLLANPVIHTYEYQIEPLGE; from the coding sequence ATGAAGTGGAAAGCTAAGGTTGTAATCCGCTTAAAAGAAGGGCTTAACGATCCCGAGGGGAGAGTCATTGGAAAGGCCCTCAAAAACTTAGGCTATAAAGTTGAAGAGCTGAAGGTTCCAAAATATTTCGAGCTCATTTTTGAAAGCGAAGCTCCAGAGAAAGATGTCGAGGAGATGTGCAAACGCCTGCTTGCAAACCCAGTTATCCACACTTATGAATATCAAATCGAGCCTTTAGGTGAGTGA
- the purL gene encoding phosphoribosylformylglycinamidine synthase subunit PurL, protein MFPHEEEIIRERLGREPNEVEKSMLEVMWSEHASYKSSRKWLKLLPTRNEHVILGPGEDAGVVKFDENTAVVVGIESHNHPSAVEPYGGAATGVGGIVRDILCMGARPIALLDPIRFGPLEKERNKYLFEYVVKGIADYGNRIGVPTVGGETEFDESLDSYTLVNVACIGLMRPEELVHSYVEESGLLLVLVGNKTGRDGIHGVTFASEELSENAEEEDRSAVQIPDPFTEKLLIEATLEALATGKVKALKDLGGGGLTCASSEMAGKKGLGAIIYADRVPQREPNMTPMEVMISESQERMLFAIKREDLEEITKIFEKYELEWTTVGEIIKEPRYIVYWNGEKVADLPIDLLTEVPTIEWEAKPYNIERDVETPEIGLEEAFLKVLSSPNIVSKEWIWQQYDHEVQGRAVLKPGKDAAVLKINDEYGLAFVSDGNPSHSYLNPYHGAMGAVAEVVRNLASVGARPLALVDNLNFASPERPEVYWSFIETIKGLADAAKAFGLAYVSGNVSFYNEVGNKPIKPTPVVAGLGKVRLENITTMDFKDEGDLIAIVGVTKKELGGSELYRVLNIEGGFAPRVKLEREKRNAGGILKAIELRLLKAVHDVSKGGIAVALAEMALSGNIGFEVDISKVPVEEKLNPVEVMFSESHGRFIISFEEKDLEKVEALFDEFAVIGRVRGEKLVFRCGEEHISIDLEKVRELYNSLPKLLGE, encoded by the coding sequence ATGTTTCCTCACGAAGAAGAGATCATCCGTGAAAGGCTCGGTAGAGAGCCGAACGAAGTTGAAAAATCCATGCTTGAGGTAATGTGGAGCGAGCATGCATCATACAAATCAAGCAGAAAGTGGCTCAAACTTTTACCCACGAGGAACGAGCACGTTATTTTAGGCCCTGGGGAAGACGCAGGCGTTGTAAAATTTGATGAGAACACGGCGGTAGTTGTCGGAATAGAAAGTCACAACCATCCAAGCGCTGTTGAGCCCTATGGTGGAGCAGCCACAGGCGTTGGAGGGATTGTTAGGGATATACTCTGTATGGGAGCAAGACCTATAGCTCTGCTCGATCCCATACGCTTTGGCCCCTTAGAGAAGGAGCGCAACAAGTACCTTTTTGAGTACGTGGTTAAGGGAATAGCCGATTATGGCAATAGAATAGGCGTTCCTACTGTTGGTGGCGAGACAGAGTTCGATGAAAGTCTTGACAGCTACACACTAGTCAACGTTGCCTGTATTGGTTTAATGAGACCCGAAGAGCTGGTGCACAGCTATGTTGAGGAGAGCGGCCTTTTGCTTGTTTTGGTTGGTAACAAAACAGGAAGGGATGGGATCCATGGCGTAACATTTGCAAGCGAAGAGCTGAGTGAGAACGCAGAAGAGGAAGATCGCTCTGCAGTGCAAATTCCCGATCCGTTTACAGAGAAGCTTTTGATTGAAGCAACACTTGAGGCCCTTGCAACCGGAAAAGTCAAGGCCCTTAAAGACCTCGGTGGTGGGGGCTTAACTTGCGCCTCCTCGGAGATGGCCGGAAAGAAAGGGCTTGGAGCGATAATCTACGCAGACAGAGTGCCCCAAAGAGAGCCAAATATGACCCCAATGGAAGTTATGATTTCCGAGAGCCAGGAAAGAATGCTCTTCGCTATTAAGAGGGAAGATCTGGAAGAGATAACAAAGATTTTTGAGAAGTATGAGCTTGAGTGGACTACTGTCGGTGAGATTATAAAAGAGCCTAGGTATATCGTCTACTGGAATGGTGAAAAGGTCGCCGACCTGCCCATAGATCTCCTCACGGAAGTGCCAACAATAGAGTGGGAAGCAAAGCCCTACAACATTGAGAGAGATGTTGAGACGCCTGAAATAGGGCTCGAAGAGGCTTTCCTTAAAGTGCTCTCAAGCCCCAACATAGTAAGCAAGGAGTGGATATGGCAGCAGTATGATCATGAGGTTCAAGGAAGGGCGGTTCTAAAGCCCGGAAAGGACGCAGCGGTGCTAAAAATAAACGACGAATACGGCTTGGCTTTTGTTAGCGATGGAAACCCGTCTCACAGCTACCTGAACCCATATCACGGAGCTATGGGTGCTGTTGCCGAAGTCGTTAGGAACTTAGCTAGTGTAGGGGCAAGACCTTTGGCCTTGGTTGACAACCTGAACTTTGCCTCTCCTGAAAGACCTGAGGTTTATTGGAGCTTCATAGAGACCATTAAAGGATTGGCCGATGCGGCAAAGGCCTTTGGATTAGCATATGTAAGCGGGAATGTGAGTTTTTACAATGAGGTGGGCAATAAGCCTATAAAACCGACCCCCGTGGTTGCCGGATTGGGAAAAGTAAGGCTCGAAAACATTACAACAATGGATTTCAAAGATGAGGGAGACCTTATAGCCATTGTTGGGGTTACGAAGAAAGAGCTTGGAGGGAGCGAGCTCTACCGGGTTTTAAACATTGAAGGTGGGTTTGCGCCAAGAGTTAAGCTAGAGAGAGAAAAAAGAAATGCTGGGGGAATTTTAAAAGCAATAGAGCTTAGATTGCTAAAGGCTGTTCACGACGTTAGCAAGGGAGGAATAGCTGTAGCACTTGCGGAAATGGCACTAAGCGGCAACATTGGATTTGAGGTGGACATAAGTAAGGTTCCAGTCGAAGAAAAACTCAATCCAGTGGAGGTTATGTTCTCGGAGAGCCATGGTAGATTTATAATAAGCTTTGAAGAAAAAGACCTCGAAAAGGTCGAAGCCCTCTTCGATGAATTTGCAGTAATTGGAAGGGTTAGAGGGGAGAAGCTTGTCTTCAGATGCGGAGAGGAACACATCTCTATTGATTTAGAGAAAGTCAGAGAGCTTTACAACTCACTTCCAAAGCTTCTTGGGGAATAG
- a CDS encoding L-aspartate oxidase produces MTKIGIIGDGIAGLTAAIGLAKKGFEVTLIGKGIDKTNSYLAQAGVALPILEGDSIRSHVLDTIRVGRYLSDEEVVWAVISKSSEAYDFLLSLSLTFEGNEIEGGHSFPRVFTIKNETGKHITKILYLRAKELGVHFIDGIASSIGIKNGKCYGVFLNGEFLNFDATVLATGGYTALFKYTAGSPLNLGTLTGDAIMKGVLASDLEFVQFHPTGFIGRNGVKLVSEAVRGAGAKLVNENGERFVSELEPRDVVARAIYKQIKSGRRVYLDATGIENFKEKFPQIYSFLVGEGINPERDLIPVTPIAHYSIGGLKVDLYYRTNIKNLYAIGEAANNGFHGANRLASNSLLECIVSGLEVARTIVRDKPKGENVEVRDTTQEPGDIESVKEILWKYAGIVRSENNLIEGLKELKKVEIDERIKLLAKGILECALARRESRGVHYREDYPFMRKEFERHSIFNGRCML; encoded by the coding sequence ATGACAAAAATAGGAATTATAGGGGATGGGATAGCGGGCCTTACTGCAGCAATAGGATTGGCAAAAAAGGGCTTCGAAGTCACTCTCATCGGAAAAGGGATAGATAAAACAAATTCCTACCTGGCTCAGGCAGGAGTAGCTCTCCCTATTCTTGAAGGAGACTCAATAAGATCACACGTCCTAGATACAATTCGAGTGGGAAGATACCTGAGCGACGAAGAGGTTGTTTGGGCGGTTATCTCAAAATCCAGTGAGGCTTATGATTTTCTACTCTCTTTGAGCTTGACCTTTGAAGGAAATGAGATCGAAGGAGGACACAGTTTTCCAAGGGTCTTCACAATCAAAAATGAAACAGGAAAGCACATAACAAAGATTCTTTACTTAAGAGCAAAAGAACTCGGTGTTCACTTCATAGATGGAATTGCCTCTTCAATAGGCATAAAAAATGGAAAATGCTACGGGGTATTTCTAAATGGAGAATTCCTGAACTTTGATGCGACTGTTCTAGCAACGGGAGGATACACAGCTCTCTTTAAATACACTGCTGGTTCCCCTCTTAACTTAGGCACTCTCACTGGAGATGCCATAATGAAAGGGGTTTTAGCAAGTGATCTGGAGTTTGTCCAGTTTCACCCAACAGGTTTTATCGGACGGAATGGAGTAAAGCTCGTAAGTGAGGCCGTGAGGGGAGCTGGGGCAAAGCTTGTCAATGAAAATGGTGAACGCTTTGTCAGTGAGCTTGAACCAAGAGATGTGGTTGCAAGGGCAATTTACAAACAGATAAAAAGCGGTAGAAGGGTCTATTTAGATGCCACGGGAATTGAAAACTTTAAAGAAAAGTTCCCCCAGATTTACAGTTTCTTAGTGGGAGAGGGCATAAACCCAGAAAGAGACTTAATCCCAGTAACTCCAATTGCTCACTACTCCATAGGCGGCCTAAAGGTGGATCTTTATTACAGAACCAACATCAAAAACCTCTACGCAATTGGGGAGGCAGCAAACAACGGCTTCCATGGAGCAAATAGATTGGCGAGCAACTCTCTCCTGGAGTGCATAGTTAGCGGACTTGAAGTTGCTAGGACAATTGTAAGAGACAAGCCTAAAGGGGAAAACGTGGAAGTTAGGGACACAACTCAAGAGCCTGGGGACATTGAAAGCGTTAAAGAAATTCTCTGGAAATATGCTGGAATTGTGAGGAGCGAGAACAACCTCATAGAAGGATTGAAAGAACTGAAAAAAGTAGAGATCGATGAAAGGATTAAGCTTTTGGCAAAAGGTATTTTAGAGTGTGCTTTGGCAAGAAGAGAAAGCCGCGGTGTTCACTACAGGGAGGATTATCCCTTTATGAGAAAAGAATTTGAACGACACAGCATCTTTAACGGGAGGTGTATGTTATGA
- the nadA gene encoding quinolinate synthase NadA, whose product MNLVEEIMRLKEEKNAIILAHNYQLPEIQDIADFLGDSLELARKAVNVDADIIVFAGVDFMAETAKILNPTKKVLLPTRRATCAMANMLKVEHILEAKKKYPDAPVVLYVNTTAETKAYADVIVTSANAAKIIAKLDADTIIFGPDNNLAYYVAERTGKNIIPIPEGGHCYVHKKFTPEDVERVKKLYPNAKLMVHPECIPKVQRRADLIVSTGGMVKNACQHDEWVVFTEKEMCYRLQKVYPGKRFYPAREDTFCIGMKAVTLEHIYESLRDEKYEITVPEEIAERARRAIERMLELSD is encoded by the coding sequence ATGAACTTAGTGGAAGAGATCATGAGACTTAAAGAAGAGAAGAATGCCATAATTTTGGCCCACAACTATCAGCTCCCAGAAATTCAAGATATAGCTGATTTCCTTGGAGATAGTCTTGAACTGGCAAGAAAGGCAGTGAATGTTGATGCAGATATTATAGTTTTTGCCGGCGTTGATTTTATGGCCGAAACTGCTAAAATTTTAAACCCCACCAAAAAAGTGCTTCTCCCAACAAGAAGGGCAACATGCGCAATGGCCAATATGCTAAAAGTGGAACACATCCTTGAAGCTAAGAAAAAGTATCCAGACGCCCCGGTAGTCCTCTATGTTAACACGACCGCTGAAACTAAGGCATATGCTGATGTAATAGTGACATCGGCCAATGCTGCTAAGATCATTGCAAAACTTGATGCTGACACAATAATCTTTGGTCCAGATAACAACCTTGCCTACTACGTTGCAGAGCGCACTGGAAAAAATATCATACCAATTCCGGAAGGAGGGCACTGCTACGTCCATAAAAAATTCACACCTGAGGATGTTGAGAGAGTCAAAAAGCTCTATCCTAATGCAAAGCTAATGGTTCACCCTGAATGCATACCAAAAGTTCAGAGAAGGGCAGATTTAATAGTCTCAACGGGTGGGATGGTTAAAAACGCATGCCAGCATGATGAATGGGTCGTGTTTACTGAGAAAGAGATGTGCTATAGGCTGCAAAAGGTCTATCCCGGCAAGAGGTTTTATCCTGCAAGGGAAGACACCTTCTGCATCGGAATGAAAGCGGTGACACTCGAACACATTTATGAATCCCTGAGAGATGAAAAATATGAAATCACCGTTCCTGAAGAAATAGCGGAGAGAGCAAGAAGGGCAATTGAAAGAATGCTTGAACTCAGTGATTAG